A single region of the Dehalococcoides mccartyi genome encodes:
- a CDS encoding DUF5679 domain-containing protein, with protein sequence MVQAYCVKDRKKIDVKDARRVTLKNGRGAWQGTCPVCGGKVFRIG encoded by the coding sequence ATGGTACAGGCTTATTGTGTCAAGGATCGCAAGAAGATTGACGTCAAAGATGCCAGGAGAGTTACTCTGAAAAATGGTCGCGGAGCCTGGCAAGGTACCTGCCCTGTTTGCGGCGGGAAGGTTTTCAGGATAGGCTAA
- the truB gene encoding tRNA pseudouridine(55) synthase TruB, translated as MDGILNINKPFGITSFDVVLKIRRIYSQKRVGHGGTLDPYATGVIPVFLGRSTRLIEYLSSVSKTYLAEIELGTETDSYDSEGEVTSRKPFDRITREMIQTALLDFQGEITQIPPMYSAVKHRGMRLYNLARQGLEVERNPRTAMIYSIKLLDCNLPVLRLRIECGHGTYIRSIAFDLGRKLGCGAYLKSLVREAYGQFNLAKSLSFTDLEAAKNEGKLQDILLPPEIAIGHLPRVTLDEKNITRLVNGLEITLEQNDRPEVIAVYNTKNRFAAIIQPESDGSWHPAKVFVNQCLKENAD; from the coding sequence ATGGATGGCATCTTGAATATCAACAAGCCCTTCGGGATAACCTCCTTTGATGTGGTTTTAAAAATCAGACGTATTTACTCTCAGAAACGAGTAGGGCATGGAGGTACGCTTGACCCGTATGCCACCGGAGTTATCCCCGTTTTTTTAGGCAGATCTACGCGTCTCATAGAGTACCTTTCTTCTGTCAGCAAGACATATCTGGCTGAAATAGAGCTGGGGACAGAAACAGATAGTTATGATAGTGAAGGCGAGGTCACTTCCCGAAAACCCTTTGACCGGATTACACGTGAAATGATACAAACAGCACTGCTGGATTTTCAGGGTGAGATTACTCAAATACCTCCTATGTATAGTGCCGTAAAACATCGCGGAATGCGGCTTTATAATCTGGCTCGTCAGGGTTTAGAGGTAGAAAGAAATCCCCGGACAGCCATGATTTATAGCATAAAACTGCTTGACTGCAATTTGCCTGTACTGCGTTTACGGATAGAATGTGGACATGGTACATATATACGGTCTATCGCTTTTGACTTGGGCAGAAAACTGGGCTGCGGGGCATATCTGAAATCACTGGTCAGAGAAGCTTACGGGCAATTTAATCTGGCAAAATCTCTTTCATTTACTGACCTTGAAGCAGCCAAGAATGAAGGAAAACTCCAGGATATTTTGCTTCCACCCGAAATAGCCATAGGGCATTTGCCTAGAGTGACCCTTGATGAAAAGAATATAACACGCTTGGTAAATGGTTTGGAGATAACACTGGAGCAAAATGACAGGCCTGAGGTAATTGCCGTATATAACACGAAAAACAGATTTGCGGCTATAATCCAGCCGGAGAGTGACGGCAGTTGGCATCCGGCAAAAGTATTCGTAAACCAATGCCTGAAAGAGAATGCGGATTAG
- the rbfA gene encoding 30S ribosome-binding factor RbfA, translating to MSRRIKKLNQLFRADISALLQKEVRDPRLDTLLSVNEVDISEDMRHANVYVSHLSGNEHKDEILAALNTAAGFFRTEIAKKTDIRYMPVFHFVWDDTIERGVRLNTLIDRVTQHQPED from the coding sequence ATGTCACGGCGGATAAAGAAACTGAATCAGCTTTTCAGGGCGGATATAAGTGCCCTCCTTCAAAAAGAGGTTCGTGATCCGCGTCTGGATACGTTATTATCTGTAAATGAAGTAGATATATCTGAAGATATGCGGCATGCTAACGTGTATGTCAGTCATTTATCCGGCAACGAGCACAAAGATGAAATTCTGGCTGCTTTGAATACAGCTGCCGGTTTTTTCCGTACCGAAATAGCCAAGAAGACTGATATCCGCTATATGCCGGTTTTCCATTTCGTGTGGGATGATACAATAGAGAGGGGTGTTCGCCTGAATACCCTTATTGACCGGGTTACTCAACACCAGCCTGAAGACTAG
- the infB gene encoding translation initiation factor IF-2 codes for MAEKTSKPSAKTEIAPPVKVIELGAAVSVKELADSLDTNPVEVIKALMRKGIMANINQVIDFEVAKGIVEAAGFEAKLKILKKSAAKKVSPAKEKLSNFPLRPPVVTIMGHVDHGKTRLLDAIRSTNVMEKEAGGITQHIGAYQVEIKGQKITFLDTPGHEAFTAMRARGAQATDITILVVAADDGVMPQTLEALDHAKAAGVPIILAINKMDKPEANPDRVKQQLAEAGLVVEEWGGDTLAIPTSAREKKGINELLEAVLLIAELEDLRADPNQPANGVVIEAEMDKTKGPMATVLVQSGTLKLGDTVVAGNTWGRVKAMFNDVGKRIKKAEPSTPVALLGMENVPQVGDKIIAVATEKQARDMVNENSQVIRKTNAVSLTNVYDQVSKGNIKELNIILKTDVQGSLEPIKDSLEKLGTDKIKININRSGVGNITESDVMLAMASGGLIIGFSTGIETNAQRLADAEDIDIRHYDIIYKLVEDVEKALQGLLEPTIKEVIDGRAEVRAVFESTKKLSIAGCMVLEGKLIKNSQVRLLRGGEVIVDAPSNSLRRFKDDVKEVVAGYECGVGLKDFNEFQKSDILEFYHKEKSR; via the coding sequence GAACTGGCTGATAGTCTGGATACAAACCCTGTTGAAGTTATTAAAGCCCTTATGCGCAAAGGCATCATGGCTAATATAAATCAGGTTATAGATTTTGAGGTGGCCAAAGGGATTGTAGAAGCGGCTGGTTTTGAGGCCAAGCTTAAGATTCTGAAAAAGAGTGCCGCTAAAAAAGTTTCTCCCGCCAAGGAAAAGCTGAGCAACTTCCCCCTCCGCCCGCCGGTTGTAACCATTATGGGACATGTAGACCATGGTAAAACCCGCTTGCTTGATGCTATACGTTCCACTAATGTTATGGAAAAAGAAGCCGGCGGTATTACCCAGCATATCGGGGCATATCAGGTGGAAATCAAAGGCCAGAAGATAACTTTTCTGGATACCCCCGGTCATGAAGCATTTACTGCCATGCGCGCCAGAGGTGCCCAGGCTACCGATATTACGATTTTGGTCGTTGCTGCTGATGACGGCGTTATGCCTCAGACTTTGGAGGCTTTGGATCATGCCAAGGCGGCCGGTGTGCCGATTATATTGGCTATAAACAAAATGGACAAACCTGAAGCTAACCCCGATAGAGTTAAACAGCAGCTGGCCGAAGCCGGGCTGGTGGTTGAAGAATGGGGCGGTGACACTCTGGCAATCCCGACATCTGCTCGCGAAAAGAAGGGTATAAACGAACTGCTGGAAGCAGTCTTGCTTATTGCTGAACTGGAAGATTTAAGAGCCGATCCCAACCAGCCCGCAAATGGCGTGGTTATTGAGGCCGAAATGGATAAAACCAAAGGTCCTATGGCTACCGTACTCGTACAGAGCGGCACCTTGAAACTGGGTGATACCGTGGTTGCAGGTAATACTTGGGGACGCGTAAAGGCTATGTTTAATGATGTGGGCAAACGTATTAAAAAAGCTGAACCTTCCACTCCGGTTGCTCTGCTTGGTATGGAAAATGTACCCCAAGTGGGTGACAAGATTATAGCTGTCGCCACCGAAAAACAGGCTCGGGATATGGTTAATGAAAATAGCCAGGTTATCCGTAAAACCAACGCAGTCAGCCTTACCAATGTTTATGACCAGGTGAGCAAGGGTAATATAAAAGAGCTTAACATAATACTTAAAACCGATGTTCAAGGCAGTCTGGAGCCTATCAAAGATTCATTGGAAAAACTGGGTACGGATAAGATAAAGATAAATATAAACCGCAGCGGTGTTGGCAACATAACCGAGAGTGACGTTATGCTGGCTATGGCGTCAGGCGGTTTGATTATCGGGTTCAGCACCGGCATCGAAACCAATGCTCAGCGTCTGGCTGATGCCGAAGATATTGATATCCGTCATTATGACATTATCTATAAACTGGTAGAAGATGTGGAAAAAGCCCTGCAAGGTTTGCTTGAACCTACTATCAAAGAGGTGATTGACGGCCGGGCCGAAGTTAGGGCAGTCTTTGAAAGCACCAAGAAGCTAAGCATAGCCGGTTGTATGGTATTGGAAGGTAAACTGATAAAGAACTCTCAGGTGAGGCTTCTGCGGGGCGGTGAGGTGATTGTAGATGCACCCAGCAACAGTCTCCGCCGTTTCAAAGATGATGTAAAAGAAGTAGTAGCCGGTTACGAATGCGGCGTGGGACTTAAAGATTTTAATGAATTTCAGAAGAGTGATATTTTAGAGTTTTATCATAAGGAAAAATCACGCTGA